The following are encoded in a window of Sinomonas cyclohexanicum genomic DNA:
- a CDS encoding DinB family protein: protein MSDLNEPKTALKRYLQAQREALLWKLEGLGERELRLPRTQTGTNLLGIIKHVANVEVGYFGGTFGRVWPTPEELVSDADFDADPQADWYATEDETVAGIVDFYRRVWAFADATIDELPLDAPGRVAWWPDDRSQVTLERILVHVIAELARHAGHADILRELADGAAGLRADGSNLPDQDWAAYVAKLTALAERFSTRP from the coding sequence ATGTCGGATCTGAACGAGCCGAAGACTGCCCTCAAGCGCTACCTCCAGGCCCAGCGGGAGGCGCTCCTGTGGAAGCTCGAGGGCCTCGGCGAGCGCGAGCTGAGGCTACCGCGGACGCAGACCGGCACGAACCTCCTCGGCATCATCAAGCACGTGGCGAACGTCGAGGTCGGGTACTTCGGCGGGACGTTCGGGCGGGTGTGGCCCACGCCGGAGGAGCTCGTCTCGGACGCGGACTTCGATGCGGACCCGCAGGCCGACTGGTACGCGACCGAGGACGAAACCGTCGCAGGGATCGTCGACTTCTATCGGCGCGTCTGGGCGTTCGCCGACGCGACAATCGACGAGCTGCCGCTCGACGCCCCCGGGCGGGTGGCGTGGTGGCCCGACGATCGCAGCCAGGTGACGCTTGAGCGGATCCTCGTGCACGTCATCGCCGAACTGGCCCGGCACGCCGGCCACGCGGACATCCTGCGCGAACTGGCCGACGGCGCCGCTGGCCTGCGCGCCGACGGCAGCAACCTGCCCGATCAGGACTGGGCGGCCTACGTCGCGAAGCTCACCGCGCTCGCGGAGCGGTTCAGTACTCGCCCTTGA
- the argB gene encoding acetylglutamate kinase encodes MTEPSSNIRLAMDKAETLIEALPWIQKFAGTTMVVKYGGNAMVNDELRRAFAEDIVFLHHVGIRPVVVHGGGPQISAMLNRVGIESEFKGGLRVTTPEAMDVVRMVLTGQVGRELVGLINSHGPYAVGLSGEDAGLLQAVRTGAVVDGEEVDLGLVGEVVGVEPGAVLDILEAGRIPVISGVAPEVEASPAHDGAPSSQGSVTYQPTGQVLNVNADTAAAAVAVALQASRLVILTDVEGLYRNWPDRDSLVSQISASELREMLPSLASGMIPKMAACLKAVTEGVDRAAIVDGRSPHTMLLEIFTNAGVGTQVVPDGEGTAA; translated from the coding sequence ATGACTGAGCCAAGTTCCAACATCCGCCTCGCCATGGACAAGGCCGAGACCCTCATCGAGGCCCTTCCGTGGATTCAGAAGTTCGCCGGCACCACGATGGTGGTCAAGTACGGCGGCAACGCGATGGTCAACGACGAACTCCGCCGCGCGTTCGCCGAGGACATCGTCTTCCTCCACCACGTGGGCATCCGCCCCGTGGTGGTGCACGGCGGCGGCCCGCAGATCAGCGCGATGCTGAACCGCGTGGGCATCGAGAGCGAGTTCAAGGGCGGCCTGCGCGTGACCACGCCCGAGGCGATGGATGTGGTCCGCATGGTCCTCACCGGCCAAGTGGGCCGAGAGCTCGTGGGACTCATCAACTCCCACGGCCCGTACGCCGTGGGCCTCTCGGGCGAGGACGCCGGGCTCCTCCAGGCGGTGCGGACCGGCGCCGTGGTGGACGGCGAAGAAGTCGACCTGGGCCTCGTGGGCGAGGTGGTCGGCGTCGAGCCCGGCGCGGTCCTGGACATCCTCGAGGCCGGGAGGATCCCGGTGATCTCCGGGGTAGCCCCCGAGGTGGAGGCTTCTCCGGCGCACGACGGCGCGCCCTCCTCTCAGGGGAGCGTCACCTACCAGCCGACCGGCCAGGTCCTCAACGTCAACGCGGACACTGCCGCCGCCGCGGTCGCGGTTGCCCTCCAGGCCTCCCGCCTCGTGATCCTCACCGACGTCGAGGGGCTCTACCGCAACTGGCCGGACAGGGACTCGCTCGTCTCGCAGATCTCCGCCTCGGAGCTGCGTGAGATGCTGCCCAGTCTGGCCTCCGGCATGATCCCCAAGATGGCCGCATGCCTCAAGGCAGTCACGGAGGGCGTTGACCGCGCCGCGATCGTGGACGGGCGCAGCCCCCACACGATGCTCCTCGAGATCTTCACGAACGCAGGCGTCGGCACCCAGGTGGTGCCCGACGGGGAAGGAACAGCCGCATGA
- a CDS encoding dihydrofolate reductase family protein translates to MRAVTYSMSISLDGYIAGPDGSFNWTAPDDDVFRFWIDEIRNVDVHLLGRRLYETMLYWETAVQDPALSDADREWIELWNPLPKVVFSRTLSELQGNARLATGSVAEEIARLRAEPGDGEIAIGGADLAAQAADAGLIDEYRTMVYPVLVGGGAPYFPRHQQRVDLELVGTRVFGSGIVYLRHRVRR, encoded by the coding sequence ATGCGCGCAGTGACCTATTCCATGAGCATCTCGCTCGACGGCTACATCGCCGGCCCGGACGGCTCGTTCAACTGGACCGCGCCGGACGACGACGTGTTCCGCTTCTGGATCGACGAGATCCGGAACGTCGACGTCCACCTGCTGGGACGGCGGCTGTACGAGACGATGCTGTACTGGGAGACCGCCGTTCAGGATCCCGCGCTCAGCGATGCGGACCGCGAGTGGATAGAGCTGTGGAATCCGCTGCCCAAGGTGGTGTTCTCGCGCACACTGTCTGAGCTTCAGGGCAACGCCCGACTCGCCACCGGGAGTGTGGCCGAGGAGATCGCGCGTCTGCGGGCCGAGCCGGGCGACGGCGAGATCGCGATCGGCGGCGCAGACCTCGCGGCGCAGGCCGCCGACGCGGGGCTCATCGACGAGTACCGGACCATGGTGTACCCGGTGCTCGTGGGCGGCGGCGCTCCGTACTTCCCCCGGCACCAGCAGCGGGTCGACCTCGAACTCGTCGGAACCCGAGTCTTCGGCTCGGGCATCGTCTACCTCCGCCACCGCGTGCGTCGCTGA
- a CDS encoding acetylornithine transaminase, whose translation MSTSPSLSGGAGIPPHHAERSPETRPLGELVDGSPSGAAWLSRYADSLMGVFGTPQRVLVRGQGCYVWDADGKQYLDLLGGIAVNALGHAHPFVTSVISSQLSTLGHVSNFFTSPTQVALAEKLLQITGAPAGSKVFFANSGTEANEAAFKLARRNATNAANGKRTKVVALEGAFHGRTMGALALTAKKAYREPFEPLPGGVVHVPFGDVDALAAAVDETTQAVFLEPIQGEAGVVPLPHGYLAAARKITHDAGALLIVDEVQTGMGRTGTWLAIEGSGIVPDAVTLAKGLGGGFPIGALITFGAENSERLSAGQHGTTFGGNPVATAAALATVHAIETQGVLANVRTVGEHLRSALSALPEVAEVRGRGLLIGFDLAGPAGDQEQVPDGANLAAAVVNQALEAGFIVNAPGPRTIRLAPPLILTAEQADAFVAALPQLVASATEHLAETLKEAK comes from the coding sequence ATGAGCACCTCGCCTTCGCTCTCCGGGGGGGCGGGCATCCCGCCCCACCATGCCGAGCGATCCCCGGAGACCCGCCCCCTCGGCGAGCTGGTGGACGGTTCGCCCTCCGGTGCGGCGTGGCTCTCACGCTACGCGGATTCCCTCATGGGCGTGTTCGGGACTCCTCAGCGCGTGCTCGTGCGCGGGCAGGGCTGCTACGTGTGGGACGCCGACGGCAAGCAGTACCTCGACCTCCTCGGCGGCATCGCCGTGAACGCGCTCGGCCACGCGCACCCGTTCGTCACGAGCGTCATCTCGTCCCAGCTCTCAACGCTCGGCCACGTCTCGAATTTCTTCACGAGTCCCACCCAGGTCGCGCTCGCCGAGAAGCTCCTGCAGATCACGGGCGCGCCCGCGGGGTCCAAGGTGTTCTTCGCGAACTCCGGGACCGAGGCGAACGAGGCCGCGTTCAAGCTGGCGAGGCGGAACGCCACCAACGCGGCCAACGGGAAGCGCACCAAGGTCGTCGCCCTCGAGGGCGCATTTCACGGCCGCACCATGGGCGCCCTCGCGCTCACGGCCAAGAAGGCCTACCGCGAGCCGTTCGAGCCGCTGCCCGGCGGCGTCGTGCACGTGCCGTTCGGCGACGTCGACGCACTCGCAGCCGCAGTGGACGAGACCACCCAGGCCGTGTTCCTCGAGCCGATCCAGGGCGAGGCCGGCGTCGTCCCGCTTCCGCACGGATACCTCGCCGCGGCGCGGAAGATCACGCACGACGCCGGGGCCCTCCTGATCGTCGACGAGGTCCAGACCGGGATGGGCCGCACGGGGACCTGGCTCGCGATCGAGGGGTCCGGGATCGTGCCCGACGCCGTCACGCTCGCCAAGGGCCTCGGCGGCGGCTTCCCGATCGGGGCGCTCATCACCTTCGGTGCCGAGAACAGCGAGCGGCTCTCCGCGGGCCAGCACGGCACCACGTTCGGCGGCAACCCCGTTGCGACCGCTGCGGCCCTCGCCACGGTCCACGCGATCGAGACCCAGGGCGTCCTCGCCAACGTCCGCACGGTGGGGGAGCACCTCCGGTCGGCCCTCTCGGCGCTGCCCGAGGTCGCCGAGGTCCGGGGACGCGGGCTCCTGATCGGGTTCGATCTGGCGGGCCCCGCGGGGGACCAGGAGCAGGTGCCGGACGGCGCGAACCTGGCGGCCGCCGTCGTGAATCAGGCGCTCGAGGCGGGCTTCATCGTCAACGCGCCGGGTCCGCGCACCATCCGTCTGGCCCCGCCGCTCATCCTCACGGCCGAGCAGGCCGACGCGTTCGTCGCAGCGCTGCCACAGCTGGTGGCGTCAGCCACCGAACATCTCGCAGAGACCCTGAAGGAGGCGAAGTGA
- a CDS encoding quinone oxidoreductase family protein gives MTHAIVATAPGGPEVLTPADVEMPVPGPGQLLVRVAATGVNFIETYQRQGLYKVPFPFTPGAEAAGVVTAVGEGVADFAKGDRVATAEGHRTYAEYTVIDADRALPIPGGVDLLTAAALPLQGMTAHYLINSTFRVEPGQTVLLHAGAGGVGLLATQMLKAKGARVITTVSTDAKAELAAGAGADHVIRYHDFPAQVRELTGGAGVDVVYDGVGRDTFDGSLECLRTRGMLVLFGAASGPVPPFDLQRLNAGGSLFVTRPTLAHHLLNAAERRWRSSEVFGAVAAGTLSVRIGAQFPLWEAAAAHSALEGRGTTGKVLLVP, from the coding sequence ATGACCCACGCCATTGTCGCCACCGCACCCGGAGGACCGGAAGTCCTCACCCCGGCCGATGTCGAGATGCCCGTCCCGGGCCCCGGCCAGCTCCTCGTCCGCGTCGCCGCGACGGGCGTGAACTTCATCGAGACGTACCAGCGCCAGGGCCTGTACAAGGTCCCGTTCCCCTTCACCCCCGGCGCGGAGGCTGCCGGCGTCGTGACCGCCGTCGGCGAGGGCGTCGCCGACTTCGCCAAGGGCGACCGCGTCGCGACCGCCGAGGGCCACAGGACCTACGCCGAGTACACGGTCATCGACGCGGACAGGGCGCTGCCCATCCCCGGGGGCGTGGACCTCCTCACGGCCGCCGCGCTGCCGCTGCAGGGAATGACGGCCCACTACCTCATCAACTCGACCTTCCGCGTCGAGCCGGGCCAGACCGTGCTCCTCCATGCGGGCGCGGGGGGTGTGGGCCTCCTCGCCACCCAGATGCTCAAGGCCAAGGGGGCCAGGGTCATCACCACCGTCTCCACCGATGCCAAGGCGGAGCTCGCCGCGGGCGCCGGCGCCGACCACGTGATCCGGTACCACGACTTCCCCGCCCAGGTGCGCGAGCTCACCGGCGGCGCGGGCGTGGACGTGGTGTACGACGGCGTGGGGCGGGACACGTTCGACGGCTCCCTCGAGTGCCTGCGCACCCGCGGGATGCTCGTGCTGTTCGGAGCCGCGTCGGGCCCGGTGCCCCCGTTCGACCTGCAGCGCCTCAACGCCGGCGGCTCGCTGTTCGTCACCCGGCCCACGCTTGCCCACCACCTCCTCAACGCCGCAGAGCGCCGCTGGCGCTCCTCCGAGGTGTTCGGCGCCGTCGCCGCCGGGACACTCAGTGTCCGGATTGGGGCCCAGTTCCCGCTGTGGGAGGCTGCCGCCGCCCACAGCGCGCTCGAGGGACGGGGCACCACGGGCAAGGTCCTGCTCGTCCCCTGA
- the argJ gene encoding bifunctional glutamate N-acetyltransferase/amino-acid acetyltransferase ArgJ, producing MTVTAPKGFRAAGTTAGLKASGKPDMALVVNDGPDKHAAAVFTSNRVMAAPVRWSKQVVTDGRVDAVVLNSGGANACTGTQGFQNTHRTAEKTADVLGISAGDVVVCSTGLIGEQLPMDKILQGVDALAGALAADGGHEAAVAIMTTDTVPKEAVFTGTDAGGVEYTIGGIAKGAGMLAPGLATMLVVLTTDAEVHAEVLDAALRDAARVTFDRADSDGCMSTNDSVVLMASGASEAVPSVSEFTAGLTQVCAELARKLIGDAEGASHDIAIRTFNAASERDAEAVSRAVARSNLFKTAIFGKDPNWGRVLSAVGTTDAAFEPDEINVSINGIEICQKGGIGKDRSLVDLEKREVLVEIDLATGSAEATILTNDLTHDYVHENSAYSS from the coding sequence GTGACCGTCACCGCACCCAAGGGCTTCCGGGCCGCCGGCACCACCGCCGGGCTCAAGGCCTCCGGCAAGCCCGATATGGCCCTCGTGGTCAACGATGGCCCGGACAAGCACGCCGCCGCCGTCTTCACCTCCAACCGCGTCATGGCCGCGCCCGTGCGCTGGTCCAAGCAGGTCGTCACGGACGGCCGGGTCGACGCCGTCGTGCTCAACTCGGGCGGGGCGAACGCGTGCACTGGGACGCAGGGGTTCCAGAACACCCACCGGACCGCCGAGAAGACCGCGGACGTCCTCGGGATCTCTGCCGGGGACGTCGTGGTCTGCTCGACCGGGCTCATCGGCGAGCAGCTGCCCATGGACAAGATCCTCCAGGGCGTGGACGCCCTCGCTGGCGCACTCGCGGCCGACGGCGGGCACGAGGCCGCCGTCGCGATCATGACCACGGACACCGTGCCGAAGGAGGCCGTGTTCACGGGCACCGACGCGGGGGGCGTCGAGTACACGATCGGCGGGATCGCGAAGGGCGCCGGGATGCTCGCGCCGGGCCTCGCGACGATGCTCGTGGTCCTCACGACCGACGCCGAGGTCCACGCCGAGGTCCTCGACGCCGCACTCCGCGACGCGGCCCGCGTGACGTTCGACCGCGCAGACTCGGACGGCTGCATGTCCACGAACGACTCGGTGGTGCTCATGGCCTCGGGCGCCTCGGAGGCCGTCCCCTCCGTCAGCGAGTTCACTGCGGGCCTCACCCAGGTATGCGCCGAGCTGGCCCGCAAGCTCATCGGCGACGCCGAGGGGGCCTCGCACGACATCGCCATCCGCACGTTCAACGCCGCGAGCGAGCGCGACGCTGAGGCTGTCTCGCGGGCTGTCGCCCGGTCGAACCTCTTCAAGACCGCGATCTTCGGCAAGGACCCCAACTGGGGCCGCGTGCTCTCGGCAGTCGGTACGACGGACGCGGCATTCGAGCCGGACGAGATCAACGTCTCGATCAACGGCATCGAGATCTGCCAGAAGGGCGGCATCGGCAAGGACCGCTCGCTCGTGGACCTCGAGAAGCGCGAGGTGCTGGTCGAGATCGACCTCGCGACGGGCAGCGCCGAGGCGACGATCCTGACCAACGACCTCACCCACGACTACGTGCACGAGAACTCGGCCTACTCGAGCTGA
- a CDS encoding phage tail protein, which produces MPYTVDFKNVSTVGLESSPVAEALAGLRANEARYFKNKYDHDFTVTSAAEDPETLAYINKILSEERNLAISSTPLEVSAFEVDGIRMAYVFYESGLSINVMYTIEDGGKRAVGFKLSDGMEVPEELAASFKFARQKSKLAGTIRGSFFVIKGEY; this is translated from the coding sequence ATGCCGTACACCGTTGACTTCAAGAACGTCTCTACCGTGGGGCTCGAGTCGTCTCCCGTCGCCGAGGCACTCGCGGGGCTGCGCGCCAACGAGGCCCGCTACTTCAAGAACAAGTACGACCACGACTTCACCGTCACGTCCGCAGCCGAGGACCCGGAGACGCTCGCCTACATCAACAAGATCCTCTCCGAGGAGCGCAACCTCGCCATCTCATCGACGCCGCTCGAGGTCTCGGCCTTCGAGGTGGACGGCATCAGGATGGCGTACGTGTTCTACGAGTCGGGCCTCTCGATCAACGTCATGTACACGATCGAGGACGGCGGCAAGCGTGCCGTCGGCTTCAAGCTCTCCGACGGCATGGAGGTCCCCGAGGAATTGGCCGCGAGCTTCAAGTTCGCGCGCCAGAAGTCGAAGCTGGCCGGGACGATCCGCGGCAGCTTCTTCGTGATCAAGGGCGAGTACTGA
- the argC gene encoding N-acetyl-gamma-glutamyl-phosphate reductase, whose protein sequence is MTITAAVSGASGYAGGEVLRLLANHPEVEIGAITAHSSAGSRLGELQPHLLPLADREIVETTPENLAGHDVVFLALPHGASAEVAAALPEDTLVIDAGADHRLEDPEAWFRFYRSEHAGTWPYGLPELLVGPSGGANAKQREKLRGARRIAVPGCYPTSVLLALTPGFAAGLLEPDDVVIVSASGTSGAGKSVKPNLLGSEVMGSMSPYGVGGGHRHTPEMEQGLSNAAGEPVTVSFTPTLAPMSRGILTTATARVKADVGAASLRAAWEAAYGDEKFVHLLPQGQWPATQMVAGSNNAVIQLAFDEHAGRVIVSSAIDNLTKGTAGGAVQSMNIALGLDEGAGLNQLGVAP, encoded by the coding sequence GTGACCATTACTGCAGCTGTGTCCGGAGCCAGCGGCTACGCCGGGGGAGAGGTCCTCCGGCTGCTGGCCAACCACCCCGAGGTCGAGATCGGCGCGATCACGGCCCACTCGAGTGCCGGCAGCCGACTGGGCGAGCTCCAGCCGCACCTGCTGCCGCTCGCGGACCGCGAGATCGTCGAGACGACCCCCGAGAACCTCGCGGGGCACGACGTCGTGTTCCTCGCCCTCCCGCACGGCGCATCCGCCGAGGTGGCCGCCGCGCTGCCCGAGGACACGCTCGTGATCGACGCCGGCGCCGACCACCGCCTGGAGGACCCCGAGGCCTGGTTCCGCTTCTACCGCTCCGAGCACGCCGGCACGTGGCCGTACGGCCTTCCGGAGCTCCTCGTGGGCCCCTCGGGCGGGGCAAACGCCAAGCAGCGCGAGAAGCTCCGCGGCGCGCGCCGCATCGCCGTCCCCGGCTGCTACCCGACGTCCGTGCTCCTGGCCCTCACCCCGGGCTTCGCCGCGGGCCTCCTCGAGCCCGACGACGTCGTCATCGTCTCCGCGTCCGGCACCTCCGGCGCGGGCAAGTCCGTCAAGCCGAATCTCCTCGGGTCCGAGGTCATGGGCTCGATGAGCCCGTACGGTGTGGGCGGGGGCCACCGCCACACGCCCGAGATGGAGCAGGGGCTCTCCAACGCCGCCGGCGAGCCGGTGACCGTCTCCTTCACCCCCACGCTCGCCCCGATGAGCCGTGGCATCCTGACCACCGCAACGGCCCGTGTCAAGGCGGACGTGGGCGCGGCCAGCCTCCGCGCCGCGTGGGAGGCGGCCTACGGCGACGAGAAGTTCGTCCACCTCCTCCCGCAGGGCCAGTGGCCCGCCACCCAGATGGTCGCCGGGTCCAACAATGCCGTCATCCAGCTCGCCTTCGACGAGCACGCCGGTCGGGTGATCGTGAGCTCAGCGATCGACAACCTGACCAAGGGCACCGCTGGCGGCGCGGTGCAGTCCATGAATATCGCGCTGGGCCTCGACGAGGGCGCCGGCCTGAACCAACTGGGAGTCGCACCGTGA
- the argF gene encoding ornithine carbamoyltransferase — protein MTSTRHFLKDTDLSPSEQAEVLDLAVRMKAAPYSVQPLAAEGAGRKTVAVIFDKTSTRTRVSFSTGVSDMGGTPLIINPGESQIGHKESVEDTAKVLERMVAAIVWRTGAHQGLVDMAANSRVPVVNALCDDYHPCQLLADLLTVKEHKGTLAGLNMAYLGDAANNMANSYLLAGVTAGMNVRIAGPEGYLPAPEIVAEAEDVAATTGGSVLVTVDPVAALEGADVVTTDTWVSMGQEAEKAERMTLFRAYSVDAAAMAKAAPDAVFLHCLPAYRGYEVAAEVIDGPQSVVWDEAENRLHAQKALLAWVLHYSGQAVVEGLPAV, from the coding sequence GTGACCAGCACACGGCACTTCCTCAAGGACACCGATCTCAGCCCCTCCGAGCAGGCCGAGGTCCTCGACCTGGCCGTGCGGATGAAGGCCGCGCCGTACTCGGTCCAGCCGCTCGCGGCCGAGGGTGCGGGCCGCAAGACCGTGGCCGTGATCTTCGACAAAACCTCGACCCGCACGCGCGTCTCGTTCTCCACGGGCGTCTCGGACATGGGCGGCACGCCGCTCATCATCAACCCGGGCGAGAGCCAGATCGGGCACAAGGAGTCGGTGGAGGACACCGCGAAGGTGCTCGAGCGCATGGTCGCGGCGATCGTGTGGCGCACCGGTGCGCACCAGGGACTCGTGGACATGGCCGCGAACTCCCGCGTGCCCGTGGTCAACGCCCTGTGCGACGACTACCACCCGTGCCAGCTCCTCGCCGACCTTCTCACCGTCAAGGAGCACAAGGGCACGCTCGCCGGGCTGAACATGGCGTACCTGGGCGACGCGGCGAACAACATGGCCAACTCGTACCTGCTCGCCGGCGTCACGGCCGGCATGAACGTGCGTATCGCCGGGCCGGAAGGCTACCTGCCCGCGCCGGAGATCGTGGCCGAGGCGGAGGACGTCGCGGCGACGACCGGCGGCTCGGTGCTCGTCACGGTCGATCCGGTCGCGGCCCTCGAGGGTGCGGACGTCGTCACGACGGACACGTGGGTCTCGATGGGCCAGGAGGCCGAGAAGGCCGAGCGGATGACGCTGTTCCGCGCCTACTCGGTCGACGCGGCGGCGATGGCCAAGGCCGCGCCCGACGCCGTGTTCCTCCACTGCCTCCCGGCCTACCGCGGGTACGAGGTCGCCGCCGAGGTGATCGACGGGCCCCAGTCGGTGGTGTGGGACGAGGCCGAGAACCGGCTGCACGCCCAGAAGGCCCTGCTCGCGTGGGTGCTGCACTACTCGGGCCAGGCCGTCGTCGAGGGCCTGCCGGCGGTCTGA
- a CDS encoding DNA polymerase IV, producing the protein MRQTCPVTGTQWVLHVDLDQFIAAVEVLRRPELAGRPVIVGGRGDPTERAVVSTASYEARAFGVGSGMPLRIAARKVPDAIFLAVDKDAYLEASETVMATLRAQPGATVQVLGWDEAFVGVATEDPEAYARQIQAAVLERTRLHCSVGIGDTLVRAKVATGFGKPAGIFRLTAANWLDVMGGRPTKELWGVGTKIAGRLAKVGITTVAELAATDPQDLVEEFGPRMGPWYAQLGRGDGASVVDDTPWVARGHSRETTFQRDLTEPAQIDDAVRELAARVLEDVAAEARPVVGLTLKVRYAPFVTKTYARKVPETSDRDGILARALDLAAAIEPGRPIRLLGLRAEMAMPDDAREGHTPTRSGW; encoded by the coding sequence ATGCGGCAGACTTGTCCCGTGACCGGAACCCAGTGGGTGCTGCACGTGGACCTCGACCAGTTCATCGCGGCGGTCGAGGTGCTCCGCCGGCCGGAGCTCGCGGGCAGGCCCGTTATCGTCGGCGGTCGCGGCGACCCGACAGAGAGAGCCGTCGTGTCGACCGCGTCGTACGAGGCCCGTGCGTTCGGAGTGGGCTCAGGGATGCCATTGCGCATCGCGGCCCGGAAAGTGCCGGATGCCATCTTCCTGGCTGTCGACAAGGACGCCTACCTCGAAGCGTCGGAAACAGTCATGGCCACTCTGCGTGCACAGCCCGGTGCCACCGTGCAGGTGCTGGGCTGGGACGAGGCCTTCGTCGGCGTAGCGACCGAGGATCCGGAAGCCTATGCCCGGCAGATCCAGGCCGCCGTCCTTGAGAGGACGCGGCTGCATTGCAGCGTGGGCATCGGCGACACGCTGGTCCGGGCCAAGGTCGCCACTGGCTTCGGCAAACCGGCCGGGATCTTCCGCCTCACGGCCGCGAACTGGCTCGACGTCATGGGCGGTCGGCCTACCAAGGAACTGTGGGGCGTCGGCACGAAGATCGCGGGCCGCCTCGCCAAGGTCGGCATCACCACCGTCGCCGAGCTCGCAGCGACCGATCCACAGGACCTCGTCGAGGAGTTCGGCCCGAGGATGGGTCCCTGGTACGCACAGCTCGGGCGCGGGGACGGCGCCAGCGTGGTCGACGACACCCCGTGGGTGGCCCGCGGGCACAGCCGCGAGACCACCTTCCAGCGAGACCTCACCGAGCCTGCCCAGATCGACGATGCCGTGAGGGAACTGGCTGCGCGCGTCCTCGAGGATGTGGCTGCCGAGGCACGTCCCGTGGTGGGGCTGACGCTCAAGGTCCGCTACGCGCCGTTCGTCACCAAGACGTATGCGCGCAAGGTCCCCGAGACCTCCGACCGAGACGGGATCCTCGCCCGCGCGCTGGACCTAGCCGCCGCCATCGAGCCGGGCCGTCCGATCCGCCTTCTCGGACTGCGCGCCGAGATGGCCATGCCCGACGACGCCCGCGAGGGCCACACGCCGACCCGCAGTGGGTGGTGA
- a CDS encoding arginine repressor: MTAIPGSAPQTKAARQARIRALLAGASVRSQAELAALLADDGVQVTQATLSRDLVEIGAVRVRGADGGLVYAVRGEGGDRSPRIGQAPEVLDARLAKLCAELLVTAEASANIVVLRTPPGAANFLALAIDHSVIPSILGTIAGDDTVMIVTRDPAGGESVAGRFLELASQGA; this comes from the coding sequence ATGACCGCGATCCCAGGCTCCGCACCGCAGACCAAGGCGGCCCGCCAGGCGCGCATCCGCGCGCTCCTGGCGGGAGCGTCGGTGCGCTCGCAGGCGGAGCTCGCGGCGCTTCTCGCGGACGACGGCGTGCAGGTCACCCAGGCGACCCTCTCGCGCGATCTCGTGGAGATCGGCGCCGTGCGGGTGCGCGGTGCCGACGGCGGGCTCGTCTACGCGGTGCGCGGCGAGGGCGGGGACCGCAGCCCCCGGATCGGCCAGGCGCCCGAGGTGCTGGACGCCCGGCTCGCGAAGCTCTGTGCCGAGCTCCTCGTCACGGCGGAAGCGAGCGCCAACATCGTGGTCCTGCGCACCCCGCCGGGCGCCGCGAACTTCCTGGCGCTCGCAATCGACCACTCGGTGATCCCCTCCATCCTCGGCACGATCGCGGGCGATGACACGGTCATGATCGTGACGCGTGACCCGGCCGGTGGAGAGTCCGTCGCGGGCCGGTTCCTCGAGCTGGCCTCGCAGGGGGCGTAG